CAGGGAGTAGGTGTGGATGCATTCCAGGGAAACGGCCGCAGGGATGGCGTTGTCTTCAACGCCGCCGACCGCCGAACAGGCGGCCAGGCAGAGAATCGGTCTGATCCGTTTGCCACCGGCGAACAGGCTGTAACCCATGGCCTCGATGTGACGGGCATGGTCCTCCTGCAGGCCTCGGGGAGCATACATCAGCGCTTCCATGCTCTCCTCGACCAGCTTTTTTTTCTCACCCAGATATTTTTTCAGGTCCATTGAATTTTATCGTCTGTGATTGGATGTGTTCGTTTCGCGGCCGGAGGATCAATCAGCGGTGTCGTCGTTTTCTTCGGGATCGAAGCCGGGAAAGGGCTCTTCGCTAAAGCCGTCATTTTTCTTGAGCAGCACATTCACCCTGGTTCTGGCCTCGGAAAGTTTCCGGTTACAGTATTCGGTGAGTTTGATTCCTTCATCGAATCTTTTCAAAGACTCTTCAAGACTCAGATCGCCGCTTTCCAGTTCTTCAGTGATCTGCTCAAGCCGGGTCAGGGATTCTTCAAAGTTTTTCTTGGCCATGTTGGTGCCTCTGTGGATTGCTCGGGAGATATATCGCGACGATTATAATAAATAACCCGACTTGGGCAATGTCTTTCCATAAAAATCATATTATGATGGGGTACCTTAGAATTCAGAAGCAGGAAGAGATGCGGATTGGACATCATTCGGCTGCTGATTTTTCCTGCTCTGACTTCTGCATACGCACTTCTGTTTCCTTGGTATGTTCTGCCAGATTATTCAGCTGAGAGCGGGCTTAAGGAACATTCTGTAGATGGAGAATATGGTGACGGAAAACCTTCAAGGCTGTATCGATCATTTCAGCCGCTGGCTGACGGTGGAGAAGAATTATTCGCCGCGGACCGTCGAGAGCTATGGTCGGGATCTGGCGGAGTTTGCCGGGTTTATCGATACCGATCAGCCGGGAAAGATCGATACCCGCCTGGTCAGGGCGTATGTCTATTCTCTCAACAGCCGCAACAGTCCGGCCTCGGTGGCGAGAAAGCTCTCTTCATTGCGGTCCTTTTTCAGGTTTCTGCTCCGGGAAGGGATTGTGCCCGTAAACCCCGTCCTGCCCATCTCGATGCCGAAGCAGAACCGGTACATGCCGGTTTTTCTGACCGTTGACGAGGTGTTCGCGCTCCTTGAAGCTCCCAACGAAAGTGACACCTATGCCGAGCGGGATCGGGCGATTCTCGAGATGCTCTATTCAACCGGGATGCGGGTTGCGGAGCTTGTCGCCCTGGATCTGGTCCAGCTTGATTTTGCTGAAGGAATGGTTACAGTGCTCGGCAAAGGAAACAAGGAGCGGTTGGTTCCCATCGGCCGTCCGGCGCTCGAGGCGCTCCGTAACTATGAAAAACAGCGACTGGGCCTGCTTGCCGATTGTGCCGGCAGAGGAAATGTGCCTGAGAAGGAGGCGCTTTTTTTAAACAGCCGGGGGACCAGGCTTACGGTCAGGAGTGTCGAAAGACTGGTCAGTTCGTATTCTCTGCGGGCCGGTATCATCACGAAGGTGACTCCTCACTCCCTGCGCCATTCGTTTGCGACCCATATGCTTGAAATGGGGGCCGATCTCCGGATGGTCCAGGAGCTGCTCGGGCATGCGAGCCTTTCCACCACCCAGAAATACACCCATCTGAACATGGACTACCTGTCGGAGGTGTACGATAAGGCGCATCCGATGGCGAAGAAATCAGGGCAATAGAAAAAAACAGAATATCGAGCAGGAAATTTGCCTGTGCGAATGAAATTTTAACGGGAGGATCCTGTGCAGATCAGATCAACTACCATAATCGCCGTCCGGCACCGGGGCGAAGTTGTTGTTGCCGGAGACGGGCAGGTCACCCTCGGCAGCACCGTGATGAAGCATGAGGCAAGGAAAGTCAGAAGACTTTATAACGACAAAGTCATCACCGGCTTTGCCGGAGCCACCGCCGATGCCTTCACCCTTTTTGACCGGCTGGAACAAAAGCTTGAACAGTTCAACGGCAATCTGATGCGGGCGGCGGTGGAGCTTGCCAAGGACTGGCGGACCGACAAGATGCTACGGCGTCTTGAGGCGATGCTGATCGCCGTTGACGAGAAGCACTCGCTGCTCCTGAGCGGCTCCGGGGACGTGATCGAACCAGATGACGGGATTCTCGCCATCGGCTCGGGCGGCCCGTATGCCCAGTCTGCCGCCAAGGCCCTGGTTGCCCACAGCGATCTTGATGCCGAAGGGATCTGCCGGGAGGCCATGAAGATCGCAGCCTCGGTCTGTATCTACACCAATGAGAATATTGTTTTGGAGAAGACGAAATCCCTTTCAGGGAGTGAATAGTGAAAAGTTTAGAGTGAAAAGTGAAGAGTTGTGGTGTTGACTGATCACATATTTTTTTAAGCTTCCCTTTGGAGGTTTGTTTTTATTTGATGGTAAGACTTCCACAACTTCACACTTCACACTTTAAACTTCAAACTTATCCCGATCGGTCACTCAATAGCCCGCAGGTTGGTCAAGCAGAAAAGCCGCTTGAAAATAGAGACAAGGAATACCATGGAACTGCCAGGATCACTCACCCCACGCGAGATCGTCGGCGAACTCGATAAATACATCATCGGCCAGGATGACGCCAAGAGGTTCACTGCCGTTGCCCTGCGGAACCGCTGGCGCCGGCAGCAGGTGCCGCCTCCGTTATGCGATGAGATATCGCCGAAGAATATCATCATGATCGGCCCCACCGGGGTCGGCAAGACCGAGATTGCCAGAAGGCTTGCCAACCTGGCCCAGTCGCCGTTTCTGAAGATCGAGGCCTCAAAGTTTACCGAGGTTGGCTACGTGGGCCGCGATGTGGAATCGATGATCCGTGATCTCACCGATCTGGCGGTGAATATGGTCAAGATGGAGGAGATGGAGAAGGTGACCGCCCGGGCTGCGGAAATAGCCGAAGAGAGACTCCTCGATATCCTGGTCCCGCCGCTCAAGACCACTTATCCCAGCACCGGCAGCGCCGATCAGGATAGCGCTCCGGAGCAGAAAGACACCACCCGGGAGAAATTCAGGAAGAAGCTCCGGGAAGGCGAGCTTGACGATCGGGAGGTGGAGATCGAGGTTGAGCAACCGCAGAACGTGCCGATGATCGAGGTCCTGTCGAGTTCCGGGATGGATGATATGGGGATGGGCATCAAGGACATGTTCGGCAAGATGTTCCCCCAGAAGAGCCAGCGGCGGAAAGTGAAGATTTCCGAAGCGATGGTTCTCCTGACCACCGAGGAATCGGCAAAGCTGATCGATATGGAGAAGGTGACGAGACAGGCGATCACCCGGGCCGAGCAGTCGGGAATCATCTTTCTGGACGAGATCGATAAAATCGCCTCCCGGCAGGGGGTCTCGCATTCCGCCGAAGTGTCGCGGGAGGGGGTGCAGCGGGATCTTTTGCCGATCGTCGAAGGGGCGACGGTGACCACCAAGTACGGGATGGTCCGGACCGATCATATCCTCTTTATCGCCAGCGGCGCCTTTCACCTGGCCAAACCGTCGGATCTGGTGCCCGAGTTGCAGGGGCGGTTCCCGATCAGGGTGGAATTGCAGCCTCTCGGTCGGGACGAATTCTACCGGATTTTAACCGAGCCCGAGAATGCGCTGATTCGGCAGTACATCGCTCTGATGGCGACCGAAGGGATTGAGCTGGTCTTTGAAGATGAGGCGATCCGGGAAATGGCGGCTATTGCCGCCGAGGTCAATGAACGGACCGAAAACATCGGCGCCCGGCGGTTGCATACGGTGCTGGAAAAGGTCCTTGAAGAACTCTCCTTCACCGCGCCGGACCGGAGTGATAAGCGATTTGTGGTAACCGCGAACTATGTGAAGGAACAGCTGACCGCGATCTCGAAGAATGAGGATTTGAGCAGATACATATTATAAAGCAGTGAAAAATGCAGAATGAAGAATGAAAAATGGGTGGATAAAGGGGCCAATCGATAGTAAAGATTTTTTCTGAATCCTGGCTCCTGGCTCCTGAACACTTTATCCGTGAGTTGAAAATGTACGAACACGATCTGAAATACTGCCCTGACTGTAACGATGAGTATCGGGCCGAAATCGAGAAATGCGGGATGTGCGGTGGTCCTCTTTTCACCGGGCTTGAGATGGAAGCGCGAAGCGCTGCCCGGAAGAAAAGGATGGCCGGGCCGGTTGCCGAACTGAGTATCGATGAGGAGCTGGTGGTGATCCGGCGGGGGAAACTTGCCGAGATCAAGGTCTTTGAAAAGCTCCTTGCCGAGCAGCATATCGGCACCCTTCTGGCCGGGGATGAGAATTCCTGCGGCAAGGGGTGTTGCGGCGGGAATTTCGACCTGGTGGTCAGAAGGGAAGACGCGGAAGAGGCGTCGCACCTGATCGACGAGGAGATCAGGCGCACCGCAATCGGTGCTGACGGCAACTCCCATGGTGACGCGGTCTTCAACCCGGAAGTCGCCGAATCAACCTGCCCGGCCTGCGGCCATGTTTTCAAAACCGCGCCGGAATGCCCGGATTGCGGCCTTTGTTTTTAGCTCAACTTTCTGAGTTATGTTAATCTCCCGATAATAAAGGGGTTTTGGCGATTTTTGCGTTCCTGTTTTCCACAACAAGGCAGAAGCCAGGAGTCAGAAGCCAGGAGAAAAGCTGAAAAATCAGTCATTCTGGCTCCTGGCTTCTGGATTCTGGCTTCTAATCATGGAATGCCGCCATGGCTTGTGATTGTTTTATGACAGCAAACCAATATCTTAGGCAAGTCAGAAAGTTGAGTTTTTAGTATCGACGGAACTTTTAGACGGCGTTGGCGGATGACAGAAATACTACTCAAAAATTCTGATTTTGATGACGTCCTTTAACAACCTGAAGTGATTGTCGAGGGAGTATATTTCACACTTATTCTGTTTCGCATTCTGGGCTATGATCAGGTCCGGGATGCCGACTCCGTTCAAGCTTTTCTTAAGACATTTTACCTGAAAATCAATTAATTGCGGCCAGTCAATTTTGAGGGTTGTGTTGCTGATATTGTTCAGCAAATCAATTACTTGACGTTGATTCCTGCGTTTCAGAAAAGGGACAAGTTCTGCCAGGATCAGGTCGTTGATGACGACAAGATTCTCATCGATCAGAAAATCAAGTTTCCCTGAGCTGCTGCCGTCCCGGAAATACTCTACCCAGACAGAGGTGTCGACTAGAACCGGCATTTTCGGCCACGAACGGCATCAAGATCAATATCCAAATCAATCTTTCCTTTAAACTCTTTCAAACCGGAAATTTTTGATTTTCTGATCAGTTCTTCAAGGGCTGTGATAATGACTGCAGTTTTGGTCTGAATGTGAGTAGCCTGCATTGCCTGGTTCAGCAGGTTTTCCGGTAAATCAAGTGTTGTTCTCATTTTGCACTCCTGTTGTGTTTATGCATTAAAATATCATTTTGTGCATAAACAGGCAAGTCCAAAATGTGACCCTCGGCCTGCGGCCATGTCTTCAAAACCGCGCCCGAGTGCCCGGATTGCGGTCTCTGCTTTTAACAGCCGCCGGCATTGAAGCTCCCCACGGCAGAAAGCGAACAGCGGGGGCCTTCGAGCTGCGGGGATTGCGTTTCGCTGCGCATGTTCAAGTCGCGGTTGTCTTTGGCAGCGGTACTATTCAATTGCGGCCTGTCAATTTTCTTGGTCGTATCATTTTGTGCATATACGGGCAAACCCAAAATAAGGTCGCGGGAGTTTGTTGATACCTGTGGACTGCCCCTGTGATCCCGGATTGTGAATTTTTTAAACATTTTCCAGGAGTTTATCATAAAAGAAATATCGGCCAGTCACGCCGGATGCCTGCCTTTTTCATGGTTCTGTCGATTGTGTAGGAACTCCCCTACAAAACTATCCGAATTTCCCTACAGACTTTTTCCGTAACGTATAGTATGTGTAAATTGCTGAAAATAAAATAACTCATAATTGCATCAAATGACGTTGTGGTTTCTTTATCTTACCGGGAGGGGGTTTCGTGACAATGAGAGCTTTTTTCACTCGTGGATTGTTTTTGGTCGTCGTCTTGTCTGTTTTTTGTCTTATACCCGTATGTGGTCATGCTGCCACCGAGTCTTTTGAGGGTGGAACCTTTCCTGCCGAATGGACAACTTCTGGAGATGTAAACTGGGCTGTAACGACCTCAAAAGCAAATGATGGCCTGTTTGCAGCTCAATCTATAACGTCAATTTCGGATGATCAGACATCAACTCTTCAATTCAATGTGAATACAGGTTTTGGGAGCATTACTTTTGACTACTCTGTCAGTTCAGAACTGGATTTTGACTTTCTGAAATTCTATATTGATGATGTTCTTCAGGATCAGTGGTCTGGAGAGATTGTTTGGACAAATACCTCATTTCCTGTCACAGCAGGAGCACATACCTTCAAGTGGGTCTACGTCAAAAATTCATCTAACACTAATGGAATTGATACTGCATGGATTGATTCGGTAACAATACCGCTTGATTCTGATGGAGATGGAATACCTGATACTCTCGATTCATGTCCAGGTTTTGATGACAACATTGACCTTGATATGGATGGATTACCCGATGGATGCGATTCCTTGATGTATCAGACTAAAATAGTTGCCAGTGATGTTTCTTCTAATGACAGTTTTGGATCAGCAGTAGCAATTTCAGGAAATTTCGCAATTGTTAGCTCTCCTATGGATGATGACTTGGGTTCTAATTCTGGTTCGGCATACATTTTTCATAATGCAGGAAATGGTTGGGTTGAGATGCAAAAGTTAACTGCCAGTGATGGCACTGCTGGCGATACTTTTGGACGCTATTCAGTCGCTATCTCAGGTAATTATGCTGTTGTAGGTTCATATGTCACTGATTCCGCATATGTTTATTTTTACAATGGTACTCAATGGGTAGAGCAGCAAAAACTCATTGGAGAGAATAATGACGGGTTTGGTGTTTCTGTTTCAATATCCGGAGATAGAATTATTGTAGGAGCTTTTGCAGGAAGTAATGGTACACAAAATGTTGGTGCTGCATATATTTTTCATTATAACGGTTCTTCATGGAGTAGAAATATTAAGCTAACTATCCCCTACGACGGTGGGATCTACATGGATCAGTTTGGTTATTCTGTGTCTATCTCTGGAGATTATGCAATCGTAGGCGCGAAAGATTCTGATGGAGCTGTACCAGAGTCGGGTGCCTCATACGTTTATTATCATAATGGTACTACCTGGGGATTTCAGCAGAAACTTTTTCTCACTAATGGTGTAGAGTTCGAGCAGTTTGGATTTTCAGTTTCAATATCGGGTTTAAACGCATTAGTGGGCTCAGATAGTGGAACATATCTTTACAACTTTGATGGTTCTAATTGGATTGAGAAACAGAAATTGGGTAGCGGGACGCACTGGGCAATTTCAGGCGACTATGTAGCTAAGAATTCTCGTGGTACAGCTACAATATATTTTAATGATAACGATAATTGGATATTTCAGAACTCTTTTGCCCCCTATTATTCATATTATGGTTTCAACAGGGTGGCAATCTCTGGGAATAATATCATCTTAGGGAATGATGATGATGATGAAGCGTTTATTATTAGCGGTTATTCCAGTGACTATGATGGTGATGGCGTAGTTGATGTAAATGATATTTGTCAGAGTGGTGATGATAATATCGATTCTGATTCAGATGGTATACCTGACAGTTGCGATATTTGTTTGGGTTTTGATGACAATGTAGATACTGATACTGACGGTGTACCCGACGGATGTGACGCCTTTCCAATTGAAGTAGGTGAATGGCTGGATTCAGATGGTGATGGGGTCGGAGATAACAGTGATAATTGTCCAAGGTACAGTAATTTATCTCAGATTGACACAGATCTAGATGGTATTGGTGATGTTTGTGATGTTTGCCCGAACTATGCAGGTGTTGATGCTGATGGTGATGGTGTTTGTGCCGACATAGATAATTGTCCTGTTGATAACAATCCTTCACAGGCTGATGCAGATAGTGATGGATCGGGTGATCTATGTGATCTTTGCCCCGGATCAGATGATTCTATTGACTCAGATGGTGACAGTGTTCCTGACGGCTGTGATTTTTGTTTAGGGAATGATGCTGTTGGGGACAACGATGGTGATGGATATTGCGATGATATAGATAATTGTCCTGTAATTAACAATTCTTCTCAGACCGAAACTGATGGTGACGGTGTAGGTGACTCTTGCGACCTATGTCCTGGCTCGGACGATACTCTTGATCTAGATGGTGATTTTGTCCCTGATGATTGTGATATCTGTTTTGGAGGCAATTTGTCAGGCGATTCAGATAGTGATGGAGTGTGTGATGATGCAGACAATTGTGTGAATATTTCTAA
The nucleotide sequence above comes from Pseudomonadota bacterium. Encoded proteins:
- the hslU gene encoding ATP-dependent protease ATPase subunit HslU — encoded protein: MELPGSLTPREIVGELDKYIIGQDDAKRFTAVALRNRWRRQQVPPPLCDEISPKNIIMIGPTGVGKTEIARRLANLAQSPFLKIEASKFTEVGYVGRDVESMIRDLTDLAVNMVKMEEMEKVTARAAEIAEERLLDILVPPLKTTYPSTGSADQDSAPEQKDTTREKFRKKLREGELDDREVEIEVEQPQNVPMIEVLSSSGMDDMGMGIKDMFGKMFPQKSQRRKVKISEAMVLLTTEESAKLIDMEKVTRQAITRAEQSGIIFLDEIDKIASRQGVSHSAEVSREGVQRDLLPIVEGATVTTKYGMVRTDHILFIASGAFHLAKPSDLVPELQGRFPIRVELQPLGRDEFYRILTEPENALIRQYIALMATEGIELVFEDEAIREMAAIAAEVNERTENIGARRLHTVLEKVLEELSFTAPDRSDKRFVVTANYVKEQLTAISKNEDLSRYIL
- the hslV gene encoding ATP-dependent protease subunit HslV; amino-acid sequence: MRSTTIIAVRHRGEVVVAGDGQVTLGSTVMKHEARKVRRLYNDKVITGFAGATADAFTLFDRLEQKLEQFNGNLMRAAVELAKDWRTDKMLRRLEAMLIAVDEKHSLLLSGSGDVIEPDDGILAIGSGGPYAQSAAKALVAHSDLDAEGICREAMKIAASVCIYTNENIVLEKTKSLSGSE
- a CDS encoding thrombospondin type 3 repeat-containing protein encodes the protein MSVFCLIPVCGHAATESFEGGTFPAEWTTSGDVNWAVTTSKANDGLFAAQSITSISDDQTSTLQFNVNTGFGSITFDYSVSSELDFDFLKFYIDDVLQDQWSGEIVWTNTSFPVTAGAHTFKWVYVKNSSNTNGIDTAWIDSVTIPLDSDGDGIPDTLDSCPGFDDNIDLDMDGLPDGCDSLMYQTKIVASDVSSNDSFGSAVAISGNFAIVSSPMDDDLGSNSGSAYIFHNAGNGWVEMQKLTASDGTAGDTFGRYSVAISGNYAVVGSYVTDSAYVYFYNGTQWVEQQKLIGENNDGFGVSVSISGDRIIVGAFAGSNGTQNVGAAYIFHYNGSSWSRNIKLTIPYDGGIYMDQFGYSVSISGDYAIVGAKDSDGAVPESGASYVYYHNGTTWGFQQKLFLTNGVEFEQFGFSVSISGLNALVGSDSGTYLYNFDGSNWIEKQKLGSGTHWAISGDYVAKNSRGTATIYFNDNDNWIFQNSFAPYYSYYGFNRVAISGNNIILGNDDDDEAFIISGYSSDYDGDGVVDVNDICQSGDDNIDSDSDGIPDSCDICLGFDDNVDTDTDGVPDGCDAFPIEVGEWLDSDGDGVGDNSDNCPRYSNLSQIDTDLDGIGDVCDVCPNYAGVDADGDGVCADIDNCPVDNNPSQADADSDGSGDLCDLCPGSDDSIDSDGDSVPDGCDFCLGNDAVGDNDGDGYCDDIDNCPVINNSSQTETDGDGVGDSCDLCPGSDDTLDLDGDFVPDDCDICFGGNLSGDSDSDGVCDDADNCVNISNSNQADYDSDGIGNSCDFESKILSSDGQSVDRLGYSVSISGNVAAVGAPDDDDNGSSSGSVYIFTHDGSGWIEQQKLTASDGGSNDNFGHSVSMSGNLLIVGAPDDGVYYNGSAYIYFFDGNSWVEQQKIISSDSTTYDYFGYSVSISGQYAVVGAYGDDDNGSTSGSAYIYHFDGNSWIEQQKLTASDGVGGDWYGYAVTISNNNVVVGAHKKDGAGGESGAAYVYKHNGIDWVEQQKLVASDGQTYAHFGQSVSITDNRVIIGAPADSSSAFGSAYIYEFNDISWQEQQKLTASDSSSSDNYAWSVSISANNIVIGSYYDDDLGSESGSVYTYEYDGVNWGNEQKYLASDGGGSHWFGYSVSISGNHFISGTYRDSDNGTQAGAAYIYGPTYSDSDWDGVEDTLDTCPGFDDTNDTDLDGIPDGCDNCYGDNLTGDTDGDGNCDDSDICQGSDDTSDSDGDLVPDGCDVFPDDPSESVDSDSDGVGDNSDICPGFDDTVDIDGDGSPDGCDVFPADPNEWIDSDDDGVGDNSDLCPGFDDTVNSDSDGIPDSCDAFPFNSAEWLDTDGDGVGDNADICSNDPQNDRDGDTVCGDVDNCPALPNLDQADFDGDSYGDVCDDELKLLASDGGNSDNFGSAVAISGDFAIVGANGENAAYVFEFGGSGWIEQQKMGPDLNSSDQYGQAVDISASHAIMGGWSANNGSIINAGLATIYNYDGTNW
- a CDS encoding PIN domain-containing protein, producing the protein MPVLVDTSVWVEYFRDGSSSGKLDFLIDENLVVINDLILAELVPFLKRRNQRQVIDLLNNISNTTLKIDWPQLIDFQVKCLKKSLNGVGIPDLIIAQNAKQNKCEIYSLDNHFRLLKDVIKIRIFE
- a CDS encoding tyrosine recombinase XerC; this encodes MVTENLQGCIDHFSRWLTVEKNYSPRTVESYGRDLAEFAGFIDTDQPGKIDTRLVRAYVYSLNSRNSPASVARKLSSLRSFFRFLLREGIVPVNPVLPISMPKQNRYMPVFLTVDEVFALLEAPNESDTYAERDRAILEMLYSTGMRVAELVALDLVQLDFAEGMVTVLGKGNKERLVPIGRPALEALRNYEKQRLGLLADCAGRGNVPEKEALFLNSRGTRLTVRSVERLVSSYSLRAGIITKVTPHSLRHSFATHMLEMGADLRMVQELLGHASLSTTQKYTHLNMDYLSEVYDKAHPMAKKSGQ
- a CDS encoding type II toxin-antitoxin system VapB family antitoxin, giving the protein MRTTLDLPENLLNQAMQATHIQTKTAVIITALEELIRKSKISGLKEFKGKIDLDIDLDAVRGRKCRF
- a CDS encoding exodeoxyribonuclease VII small subunit, coding for MAKKNFEESLTRLEQITEELESGDLSLEESLKRFDEGIKLTEYCNRKLSEARTRVNVLLKKNDGFSEEPFPGFDPEENDDTAD